In Halomicrobium zhouii, the sequence CGCCGACGCGGGCGTCGAGACGAACTGGAACGAGGCGGACTCCTCGATCCCGGACTTCGACACGAACGGGCCGCTGGAGGACGTCTCGCTCCACCACACCAACCGGTGGCTCGGCGTCACCGCCTTCGGGCTGTTCGCCGTCGGCGTCGGCGTCGTCACCTTCTCCCCGGCGCTGATGATGGCCGGGACGGTCGGCATCGCCTACACCATCTACGGTCGCGTCTCGGCTGTCCCACGCGTCGAGTCCCTCGCCGTCGAGCGCGAACTCGAGGCCGACGACCCACAGCCCGGTGACGAGGTCGCGGTGACCGTCACCGTCCGCAACGAGGGTGACTCGATACTGCCCGACTTGCGGCTGGTCGACGCCGTCCCGGACGCCTTCGTCGTCACCGACGGCGTCCCGCGGCTCCACACCGCGCTGCGCCCCGGGTCGAGCGCGACGTTCTCCTACGTCGCCCGGGTCGAGCGCGGCGAGTACCGCTGGCCGGTGGTCTGCGTCTCGCGGGACTTCAGCGGCGGGGCCGAGCGGACGTCGCTGCTGACGCCCGAGACGGAACTGACCTGCGTGCCGTCGCTGAAAGTCACCAACGACGTTCCCGTCCGGGCCCAGACGACCCAGTACTCCGGCGACGTGAACACGCAGAAGGGTGGCTCCGGCCTGGAGTTCCATTCGGTCAGGGACTACCTGCCGGGCGACCCGATGAACCGGATCAACTGGAAGCAGGTCGCCCGGACCGGCGACCTGGCGACCATCGACTTCCGCCAGGAGCGGGCTGCGACGGTGACGTTGCTGTTCGACACGCGCCAGCGCGCTTACGTCGCCTCCGAGCCGGGCAAACCCCACGCCGTCGACAGCGCCGTCCACGCGGCCAGCGACGTGTTCGGCGCGCTGTTCGACCAGGGGAACCTCGTCGGCATCGCGGCGTTCGACACCGTCCCGTGCTGGTACGACGCCGGCGCGGGCAGCGAGCACCGCGAGCACGCCCGGATGCTGTTCGCCCAGCACCCGGCGCTGTCGCCGCGGCCGCCGGACCGCCAGGACACCGAGGGCGGCTACATCGACCCGATGACGCACGTCCTCCGGCGGCTCTCGAGCAACTCCCAGATATTCCTCTTCACGCCGCTGGCAGACGACTACGCGATGGAGGTCGCCAGTCGGCTGGACTCGAAGGGGCACCTGGTGACGGTGCTGAGCCCCGACGTGACGAACGACCAGACGGTGGGCCAGCGCCTCACCCGCGCGGAGCGGACGGCGCGCGTCCGCAACCTCAGGCAGCGTGGCATCCGCGTCATCGACTGGAATCCGGACGACAAACTGCGACTGCAGATCGATCGAGCCAAAGCGAGGTGGGCATGATGAGTTCAGAACGAGTCAACGGCAGTATGGCGGGTTCGGAACAGGGCGACGAGACGGTACGGGCGGTCGAGGTAACGCACTCCCCGGCGACGGTGAGCAGTGTCCTGGCGGTCGTGGCGGCACTGGTGGCGGTCGTCGCCAGTGCCACGTCGCTGCTGGCGATGGCGGTCAGCGCCTTCGGCCTGGTCGGCGTCGTCGCGGGCCTGTTCGCGTTCGAGTCCGAGCGTGCCGTCGCCATCGGGACGGGCATCGTCTTCGTCGGCGTCGTCCTGAGCGGCGTGTTCGGCAACTCGCTGCCGCTGCTGGTGCTCGGCTCGCTGGCGACGGTGCTGTCGTTCGACTACGGACAGAACGCCTTCAGCGTCGGCTCGCAGCTCTCTGACCAGACCGATACCATCAGGGGCGAGGTCGTCCACGCCGCGGCGAGCGTCGTGGTCGGCATCCTCATTGTCGGCGTCGCCTACGGCGTGTACGCGGTCGCCGTCGAGGGCCTGTCCTACGGCGCGCTCGCGTTCCTGCTGTTCGGCGGGTTGCTCCTGGTCTGGGGCATCAGGTCCTGACCGGTTCGCCCCGGAACTTCGTTCTCGACGCGCCGCGCGGTCGCTCCCGGGTCACGGAGTGGCGACGACGCCGCACGGTCCGTGGTATCGTGAGGTGCGAGACACCGTCACAATTAAGGTGACCTGTCTGCCCATCCATACTATGGCGTCAGAGTTATCGATCCAGGCGGCAAGTGAAGAGATTGACCTGGTAGTCGACGAGATACGATCGTCGGTTATCATCGAGGAGGAGTTCCTCGAGACGGTCCTGGTGGGACTGCTCTCCCAGGGCCACGTCCTCCTCGAGGACGTGCCGGGGACGGGGAAGACGCTGACGGCGAACAGCTTCGCCGAGGCGCTCGGCCTCTCCTTCTCCCGGATCCAGTTCACGCCGGACCTGCTCCCCAACGACGTCACGGGGACCTACATCTACAACGAGCAGAAAGGCGAGTTCGAGTTCAACGAGGGCCCCATCTTCGCCAACGTCATCCTGGCCGACGAGATCAACCGCGCGCCGCCGAAGACCCAGGCCGCCCTGCTCGAGGCGATGGGTGAGGGCCAGGTCACCACCGAGGGTGACACTCGCCAGCTGCCCGAGCCGTTCTTCGTCATCGCGACGCAGAACCCCGTCGAGCAGGAGGGGACCTTCCCGCTCCCCGAGGCGCAGGTCGACCGATTCAACATCAAGTCCAGTATCGGCTACCCCGACAACGATGGCGAGGTCGAACTCCTGCGTCGCCGGAACGACCGCTCGGCGCCGACGCCGACGGTCGAGCAGGTGCTGGACCACGACCGCGTCACGGCGCTCCAGGAGGTCCCCGAGACCGTCACCGTCACGGAGGACATGCTGGAGTACATCGCGGCCATCTCCCGGGCGACCAGGGAGGACCACCGCGTCCAGGTCGGCATGAGCCCCCGCGGGACCCAGCGTCTCTACGAGGCCGTCCGCGCCCAGGCGGTCGTCGAGGGGCGCAACTACGTGACGCCGGACGACGTCAAGACCGTCTCGCGGGCGACGATGGCCCACCGCATGGTCCTGACCGCCGAGTCACAGGTCCAGGACGTCGACCGCAACGACATCATCGAGGACGTCCTCGAAGAGATTCCGGTACCGACCGTCGAGGCGCCGGCCTGACATCTCAGTACAATGGCTATCTCACAGGCGGTTCGAAACCCGCGATCGTACCTGAGTCGGACGCTCGGGATGTACCGGACGCTGCTGACCGACCCCGGGACGTTCTACGACGAGTACGTCGGCACCCGCGGGCTCCGGGTCGAGATACTGCTGGTGCTGGTCGTCGGCGCCGTCGGCTTCGTCGGGAACGTCTACGCGCTCCTCCAGGTCGAGGAACTGTTCGCACAGATAGAGGTGCCCCTGGGCCCGGACGTCGCCTTCGCGATGTGGGGTGAGGTCGTCGCGCCGCTGGTCGGCGCCGTCCTCCTGTGGGTG encodes:
- a CDS encoding DUF58 domain-containing protein; translation: MNVDEILKRLIVGIGLLFVVVGVALIAVPDPFPFGAEVIFAAGVAALLAAALTVRGRLQGEITETVMPDPERPADNQRPGDEVDRMLYEMTELRQGVAENSEHLEERMDRLGVAIVQDREDCSVAEARTVLESGDWTDDPDAAAFFQGERTEADEAGFTGLVQGGDDGGFETEFRAAVEALLDYGEIEVDPIETEEPPSRFERIFGRSGDDDADAGVETNWNEADSSIPDFDTNGPLEDVSLHHTNRWLGVTAFGLFAVGVGVVTFSPALMMAGTVGIAYTIYGRVSAVPRVESLAVERELEADDPQPGDEVAVTVTVRNEGDSILPDLRLVDAVPDAFVVTDGVPRLHTALRPGSSATFSYVARVERGEYRWPVVCVSRDFSGGAERTSLLTPETELTCVPSLKVTNDVPVRAQTTQYSGDVNTQKGGSGLEFHSVRDYLPGDPMNRINWKQVARTGDLATIDFRQERAATVTLLFDTRQRAYVASEPGKPHAVDSAVHAASDVFGALFDQGNLVGIAAFDTVPCWYDAGAGSEHREHARMLFAQHPALSPRPPDRQDTEGGYIDPMTHVLRRLSSNSQIFLFTPLADDYAMEVASRLDSKGHLVTVLSPDVTNDQTVGQRLTRAERTARVRNLRQRGIRVIDWNPDDKLRLQIDRAKARWA
- a CDS encoding AAA family ATPase, whose product is MASELSIQAASEEIDLVVDEIRSSVIIEEEFLETVLVGLLSQGHVLLEDVPGTGKTLTANSFAEALGLSFSRIQFTPDLLPNDVTGTYIYNEQKGEFEFNEGPIFANVILADEINRAPPKTQAALLEAMGEGQVTTEGDTRQLPEPFFVIATQNPVEQEGTFPLPEAQVDRFNIKSSIGYPDNDGEVELLRRRNDRSAPTPTVEQVLDHDRVTALQEVPETVTVTEDMLEYIAAISRATREDHRVQVGMSPRGTQRLYEAVRAQAVVEGRNYVTPDDVKTVSRATMAHRMVLTAESQVQDVDRNDIIEDVLEEIPVPTVEAPA
- a CDS encoding DUF7519 family protein; amino-acid sequence: MSSERVNGSMAGSEQGDETVRAVEVTHSPATVSSVLAVVAALVAVVASATSLLAMAVSAFGLVGVVAGLFAFESERAVAIGTGIVFVGVVLSGVFGNSLPLLVLGSLATVLSFDYGQNAFSVGSQLSDQTDTIRGEVVHAAASVVVGILIVGVAYGVYAVAVEGLSYGALAFLLFGGLLLVWGIRS